From the genome of Penaeus chinensis breed Huanghai No. 1 chromosome 37, ASM1920278v2, whole genome shotgun sequence, one region includes:
- the LOC125045585 gene encoding facilitated trehalose transporter Tret1-like codes for MCSQFQFLKSSQAGQSLRMESKMAAEKARRDRWGIWRQIAFGFIVGASKFEVGMVIGWSAILPKMQVDNSSAFVIGESDVTWLVASPSVAGLVVTLFTGPLMEVTGPSRLLFIMYLPIALLWLLQAFTPYLSVLYLARYLSSGIYMVLGPLPATLISELSEPRLRGFLLGFEEVLVALGQMAAYVMADLLPWALATALCAAPFFVLFGCAYFLPESPYWLVRKGREEDAAKSLRRLRGRGAAVEEELSQIVSGIRERQQATIKDQLKQLAHARHYRPVVLLAAVFTLRELGGQYVLFAYTVYLFRQAGVQLDAFLCTILVGVMRVVFTSLGCGVVDRVGRRPLIVTTSLVCGVAEAVGALFLLVDVPGASWVPLAAVLLFVASYGFGLGPIPWALLGELLPTPIRFIGSSLCIFSFSLTQFVVSYLFPLLMDHAGVGVALLVFAVAHGVLGLVLWAFLPETRGRTLSDLQDCFSPVRKATEQVQLQNYKKAVNS; via the exons ATGTGTAGTCAATTTCAGTTTCTTAAGAGCAGTCAAGCAGGACAGTCACTGAGG ATGGAAAGCAAGATGGCGGCCGAAAAGGCGCGAAGAGACCGCTGGGGTATTTGGCGCCAG atAGCGTTCGGGTTCATCGTCGGCGCCTCCAAGTTCGAAGTCGGGATGGTGATCGGCTGGTCGGCCATTTTGCCCAAGATGCAAGTCGACAACAGTTCCGCTTTTGTTATCGGGGAGAGTGACGTCACGTGGCTGG TGGCCTCGCCCAGCGTTGCAGGCTTGGTGGTGACGTTATTCACGGGTCCGCTCATGGAGGTCACAGGCCCCTCGCGCCTGCTCTTCATCATGTACCTCCCCATCGCCCTCCTGTGGCTCCTGCAGGCCTTCACGCCCTACCTCTCCGTGCTGTACTTGGCCCGGTACTTGTCCAGCGGGATCTACATGGTCCTCGGGCCTCTGCCGGCGACGCTGATCTCCGAACTCAGCGAGCCCAGGCTTCGAGGCTTCCTGCTGGGGTTCGAGGAGGTGCTGGTGGCGCTCGGGCAGATGGCGGCGTACGTGATGGCCGACCTGCTGCCCTGGGCGCTCGCGACGGCTCTCTGCGCGGCGCCCTTCTTCGTGCTCTTCGGCTGCGCTTATTTCCTGCCGGag TCTCCTTATTGGCTGGTCCGCAAAGGGCGCGAGGAGGACGCAGCGAAGTCCCTCAGGAGGCTTCGAGGGCGAGGCGCGGCCGTCGAGGAGGAGCTCAGTCAGATCGTCTCGGGGATTAGAGAGAGACAGCAGGCCACGATCAAGGACCag CTCAAGCAGCTCGCCCACGCCCGCCACTACCGGCCCGTGGTTCTGCTGGCGGCCGTGTTCACCCTCAGGGAGCTCGGCGGGCAGTACGTGCTGTTCGCGTACACGGTGTACTTGTTCCGTCAGGCGGGCGTGCAGCTCGACGCCTTCCTCTGCACGATCCTGGTGGGCGTGATGCGCGTCGTCTTCACCTCCCTCGGCTGCGGCGTCGTGGATCGCGTGGGGCGTCGGCCGCTCATCGTCACGACGTCCCTGGTGTGCGGCGTCGCTGAGGCCGTCGGGGCTTTGTTCCTGTTGGTGGACGTCCCCGGGGCCTCGTGGGTGCCCCTGGCCGCCGTCCTGCTCTTCGTGGCGTCCTATGGCTTCGGCCTCGGACCCATCCCGTGGGCGCTGCTCGGGGAGCTCCTGCCGACGCCCATCCGCTTCATCGGGAGCTCCCTCTGCATCTTCAGCTTCAGCCTGACGCAGTTCGTGGTCAGCTACCTGTTCCCGCTGCTCATGGACCACGCGGGCGTCGGGGTGGCCCTCCTGGTCTTCGCTGTGGCCCACGGCGTCCTCGGCCTCGTCCTCTGGGCCTTCCTCCCGGAGACGCGAGGCCGGACCCTCAGCGACCTCCAGGACTGCTTCTCCCCCGTCAGGAAGGCGACGGAGCAGGTGCAGCTACAGAACTATAAAAAGGCTGTCAACAGTTGA